One window from the genome of Streptomyces sp. NBC_00287 encodes:
- the dprA gene encoding DNA-processing protein DprA, with the protein MSPADDPDEELHDRVFLARVLEPGDEVAGRWLRELGAREVARRLREKGARLDGVSERRWAGLLGRAERAVPERDLGDARAAGVRFVCPGDAEWPGQLDDLGDARPVGLWVRGMPSLRMWALRSVAVVGARACTEYGSHMAAVLGSGLAERGWVVVSGGAYGIDGAAHRGALAAGGATVAVLACGVDRPYPRGHTQLITRIAEQGLVIGELPPGDHPTPSRFIVRNRVIAALTRGTVVVEAAHRSGSLATARAAQRLGRHTIGVPGPATSGLSAGVHELLRGDAVLVTDAAEVVELVGDMGELAPDRRGPVLPRDLLEPGARRVLAALPGQRAAPADEIARAAQTTEDDAIARLYELRALGYVERHGDGWKLTRQAMISVRGGRSRC; encoded by the coding sequence ATGAGCCCCGCCGATGATCCGGACGAGGAGCTCCATGACCGGGTGTTCCTCGCCCGGGTGCTCGAGCCCGGGGACGAGGTCGCGGGACGGTGGCTACGGGAACTGGGAGCTCGGGAAGTCGCGCGGCGGCTGCGGGAGAAGGGAGCCAGGCTTGACGGGGTGAGCGAGCGGCGGTGGGCCGGGTTGTTGGGGCGGGCTGAGCGGGCAGTGCCTGAGCGGGATCTGGGCGATGCCCGGGCGGCGGGCGTTCGGTTTGTGTGTCCGGGGGATGCCGAGTGGCCTGGGCAGCTCGATGATCTCGGGGATGCGCGGCCTGTTGGGCTTTGGGTTCGGGGGATGCCCAGCTTGCGGATGTGGGCGCTGCGGTCCGTTGCCGTTGTGGGGGCGCGGGCCTGTACCGAGTACGGATCCCATATGGCCGCCGTCCTTGGCTCCGGGCTGGCTGAGCGGGGGTGGGTGGTGGTTTCCGGGGGTGCCTATGGCATTGACGGGGCTGCCCATCGGGGTGCTCTTGCTGCCGGTGGGGCCACCGTCGCCGTGCTTGCCTGTGGGGTTGATCGGCCCTATCCGCGTGGGCACACCCAGTTGATCACCAGGATTGCCGAACAGGGGCTCGTCATCGGGGAGTTGCCTCCCGGGGACCATCCGACGCCCAGCAGGTTCATCGTGCGGAATCGAGTGATCGCTGCCCTGACCAGGGGCACTGTCGTCGTCGAGGCCGCTCATCGCAGTGGGTCGCTGGCCACCGCTCGGGCGGCGCAGCGGCTGGGGCGCCACACGATAGGGGTACCGGGGCCGGCGACCAGTGGGCTCTCGGCCGGGGTGCATGAATTGCTGCGCGGGGACGCCGTCCTCGTCACCGATGCCGCGGAAGTTGTCGAGCTCGTCGGGGACATGGGGGAGCTCGCTCCGGATCGGCGCGGGCCCGTCCTGCCGCGGGATCTGCTGGAGCCGGGTGCGCGCCGGGTGCTGGCCGCGCTGCCCGGGCAGCGCGCGGCCCCGGCCGACGAGATCGCCCGTGCGGCGCAGACGACCGAGGACGACGCCATCGCCCGGCTGTACGAACTCCGGGCACTCGGTTACGTCGAACGACACGGCGATGGCTGGAAGTTGACACGCCAGGCGATGATCTCGGTCCGCGGAGGTCGGAGTCGATGTTGA
- the rplS gene encoding 50S ribosomal protein L19 — translation MSHLLDSVDTASLRSDVPAFRPGDTVNVHVRVIEGNRSRVQQFKGVVIRRQGAGVRETFTVRKVSFSVGVERTFPVHTPIVEKIELVTKGDVRRAKLYYLRELRGKAAKIKEKREN, via the coding sequence ATGTCTCACCTGCTCGACTCCGTCGACACCGCGTCGCTGCGCAGCGACGTCCCGGCCTTCCGCCCGGGTGACACCGTCAACGTCCACGTCCGCGTCATCGAGGGCAACCGCTCCCGTGTGCAGCAGTTCAAGGGCGTAGTCATCCGTCGCCAGGGCGCCGGTGTCCGCGAGACCTTCACGGTCCGCAAGGTCTCCTTCTCCGTCGGCGTCGAGCGCACCTTCCCGGTGCACACCCCGATCGTGGAGAAGATCGAGCTCGTCACCAAGGGTGACGTGCGCCGCGCCAAGCTGTACTACCTCCGTGAGCTCCGCGGCAAGGCCGCGAAGATCAAGGAGAAGCGCGAGAACTGA
- the rpsP gene encoding 30S ribosomal protein S16, translating to MAVKIKLKRLGKIRSPHYRIVVADSRTRRDGRAIEEIGLYHPVQNPSRIEVNAERVAYWLSVGAQPTEPVLAILKKTGDWQKFKGEPAPAPLLQPAEKAARPSFEALSGDDEGKGEAITQKKKAEKKDEAAAESSESAEA from the coding sequence GTGGCAGTCAAGATCAAGCTGAAGCGTCTGGGCAAGATCCGTTCGCCTCACTACCGCATCGTCGTCGCCGACTCCCGTACCCGTCGTGACGGTCGTGCGATCGAGGAGATCGGTCTGTACCACCCGGTGCAGAACCCCTCGCGTATCGAGGTCAACGCCGAGCGCGTGGCGTACTGGCTCTCCGTCGGCGCCCAGCCGACCGAGCCCGTGCTCGCCATCCTCAAGAAGACCGGCGACTGGCAGAAGTTCAAGGGCGAGCCCGCCCCGGCGCCGCTGCTCCAGCCGGCCGAGAAGGCCGCGCGCCCCTCGTTCGAGGCCCTGAGCGGCGACGACGAGGGCAAGGGTGAGGCCATCACCCAGAAGAAGAAGGCGGAGAAGAAGGACGAGGCTGCTGCCGAGTCCTCTGAGTCGGCCGAGGCCTGA
- the lepB gene encoding signal peptidase I — translation MDTEAQPTERDRSSRPSEAEDTSDPRGPEGRSRFALVSRISAWLPGGRITLTLLVCLVFLLLLSTFVLQPFQIPSGSMERGLRIGDRVLVNKLAYRFGAQPRRGDVVVFDGTGYFGDADYIKRVVGVGGDHVVCCDKEGRIQVNGRSVDESAFLYPGDGASSVSFDVVVPDGTLFVLGDHRSASSDSRDHLGSPGGGMIPVEDVVGRADWILWPTDHWTRLERPDAYARVPAPEGAHG, via the coding sequence ATGGACACCGAAGCACAGCCGACGGAGCGCGACCGCTCCTCCCGCCCTTCCGAAGCCGAGGACACCTCGGATCCGAGAGGGCCGGAGGGACGGTCGCGTTTCGCGTTGGTGTCGCGGATCTCCGCCTGGCTGCCCGGCGGGCGGATCACCCTGACCCTGCTGGTCTGCCTGGTCTTCCTGCTGCTGCTCAGCACGTTCGTGCTCCAGCCGTTCCAGATTCCCAGCGGATCCATGGAGCGCGGATTGAGGATCGGGGACCGCGTTCTCGTAAATAAGTTGGCGTACCGTTTCGGTGCCCAGCCGCGGCGTGGCGATGTCGTCGTCTTCGACGGAACCGGGTATTTCGGGGACGCCGACTACATCAAGCGCGTTGTCGGTGTGGGGGGAGACCATGTGGTCTGCTGCGACAAGGAGGGGAGGATCCAGGTGAACGGCCGGTCGGTCGACGAGTCGGCGTTCCTGTACCCCGGGGACGGCGCCTCCAGCGTGTCCTTCGACGTCGTCGTGCCCGACGGCACCCTCTTCGTCCTCGGCGACCACCGCAGCGCCTCCAGCGACTCCCGCGACCACCTGGGCTCCCCGGGCGGCGGCATGATCCCCGTCGAGGACGTCGTCGGCCGGGCCGACTGGATCCTCTGGCCCACCGACCACTGGACCCGCCTGGAGCGCCCCGACGCGTACGCGCGCGTGCCGGCCCCGGAGGGTGCGCATGGGTAA
- the lepB gene encoding signal peptidase I codes for MGNRGKPRGAPSSAADNLLPTGVRRASGSGGGRTRAERRKLQRKVKRRRRRSAIKEIPLLVGVAVLIALVLKTFLVQAFVIPSGSMEQTIQIGDRVLVDKLTPWFGSKPQRGDVVVFKDPGGWLKDEQPTAKKEDPVVVKQIKEGLTFIGLLPSDNEKDLIKRVVGVGGDRVQCCDAQGRVTVNGVPLQEDYLYPGNAPSLTEFDITVPQGRLWVMGDHRADSADSRSHQDQNGGTVSEDEVVGRAMVIAWPFGHWGTLDEPKTYASVSDSATGSTAAPQLSHRVASDDPNGTIRLPSPGELPLVMGVVGLHRLWGRQRHRVRSWRGGCGGRRTIRARRRGPRTPRGSGRPGLERRPDLGEFRE; via the coding sequence ATGGGTAACCGTGGCAAGCCACGCGGGGCACCCTCCAGCGCTGCCGACAACCTCCTGCCCACCGGCGTCCGGCGCGCCTCCGGCTCCGGCGGCGGCCGTACGCGCGCGGAGCGGCGCAAGCTCCAGCGCAAGGTCAAGCGACGGCGCAGGCGCAGCGCCATCAAGGAGATACCGCTCCTCGTCGGTGTCGCGGTGCTGATAGCCCTCGTACTGAAGACTTTTCTCGTCCAGGCCTTCGTGATCCCGTCGGGCTCGATGGAGCAGACGATCCAGATCGGCGACCGGGTCCTGGTCGACAAGCTCACCCCGTGGTTCGGCTCCAAGCCGCAGCGCGGGGACGTCGTCGTCTTCAAGGACCCCGGCGGCTGGCTCAAGGACGAGCAGCCCACCGCCAAGAAGGAAGACCCCGTCGTCGTCAAGCAGATCAAGGAAGGGCTCACCTTCATCGGTCTGCTGCCGTCCGACAACGAGAAGGACCTCATCAAGCGGGTCGTCGGCGTCGGTGGTGACCGGGTCCAGTGCTGCGACGCGCAAGGGCGGGTCACCGTCAACGGCGTCCCCTTGCAGGAGGACTACCTCTACCCCGGGAACGCCCCTTCCCTGACCGAGTTCGACATCACCGTCCCCCAGGGGCGGCTGTGGGTGATGGGCGACCACCGGGCCGACTCCGCCGACTCCCGTTCGCACCAGGACCAGAACGGCGGCACGGTGTCCGAGGACGAGGTCGTGGGCCGCGCCATGGTCATCGCCTGGCCCTTCGGGCACTGGGGCACGTTGGACGAACCGAAAACCTACGCATCCGTCTCCGACTCGGCCACCGGGTCGACCGCGGCCCCGCAGCTGTCGCATAGGGTTGCCTCCGACGATCCGAACGGAACGATCCGACTCCCGAGCCCTGGGGAACTCCCGCTCGTTATGGGAGTGGTGGGCCTGCATCGTCTTTGGGGCAGGCAGCGGCACAGAGTAAGGAGTTGGCGTGGGGGATGTGGCGGTAGGCGCACGATCCGGGCACGACGGCGAGGACCGCGGACGCCCCGTGGAAGCGGCCGACCAGGTCTCGAACGGCGCCCTGACCTCGGGGAGTTCCGGGAGTGA
- a CDS encoding DUF2469 domain-containing protein: MSAEDLEKYETEMELKLYREYRDVVGLFKYVIETERRFYLTNDYEMQVHSVQGEVFFEVSMADAWVWDMYRPARFVKQVRVLTFKDVNIEELNKSDLELPGG; encoded by the coding sequence ATGAGCGCCGAGGACCTCGAAAAGTACGAGACCGAGATGGAGCTCAAGCTCTACCGGGAGTACCGCGATGTCGTCGGTCTGTTCAAATATGTGATCGAGACCGAGCGGCGCTTCTACCTGACCAACGACTACGAGATGCAGGTGCACTCGGTCCAGGGTGAGGTGTTCTTCGAGGTGTCCATGGCGGATGCCTGGGTGTGGGACATGTACCGGCCGGCCCGCTTTGTGAAGCAGGTTCGTGTGCTGACATTCAAGGACGTGAACATCGAGGAGCTGAACAAGAGCGACCTCGAACTCCCGGGCGGGTGA
- a CDS encoding NUDIX hydrolase, producing the protein MRKVARVVLLDPEDRILLLHGHEPDDRSDDWWFTPGGGVEGDETREQAALRELAEETGITEVELGPVLWRRMCSFPFAGRRWDQDEWYYLARTTQTATRAMGLTELERRSVAGARWWTCQELTQAHETVYPTRLAELLRRLLDEGPPAGPVTLDTEIV; encoded by the coding sequence ATGCGTAAGGTGGCCCGGGTCGTTCTGCTGGACCCCGAGGACCGGATCCTGCTGCTGCACGGGCATGAGCCGGACGATCGGAGCGACGACTGGTGGTTCACGCCGGGCGGGGGCGTCGAGGGCGACGAGACCCGTGAACAGGCCGCTCTGCGGGAACTCGCGGAGGAGACCGGCATCACCGAGGTCGAACTCGGACCGGTGCTGTGGCGGCGGATGTGCTCGTTCCCGTTCGCGGGGCGCCGCTGGGACCAGGACGAGTGGTACTACCTGGCCCGTACGACGCAGACGGCGACTCGGGCCATGGGCCTCACCGAGCTGGAGCGGCGCAGTGTCGCCGGAGCGCGCTGGTGGACGTGTCAGGAACTGACCCAGGCACATGAGACGGTGTATCCGACCAGACTCGCCGAGCTGCTGCGCAGGCTGCTCGACGAAGGTCCCCCCGCCGGGCCCGTGACCCTTGACACCGAAATCGTCTAG
- a CDS encoding RNA-binding protein, with translation MLEEALEHLVKGIVDNPDDVQVASRNLRRGQVLEVRVHPDDLGKVIGRNGRTARALRTVVGAIGGRGIRVDLVDVDHVR, from the coding sequence ATGCTCGAGGAGGCTCTCGAGCACCTCGTGAAGGGCATCGTCGACAACCCTGACGATGTGCAGGTCGCATCCCGCAATCTGCGCCGCGGGCAAGTGCTCGAGGTCCGGGTCCACCCCGACGACCTCGGCAAGGTGATCGGCCGCAACGGCCGCACCGCACGCGCTCTGCGCACCGTCGTGGGCGCCATCGGCGGCCGCGGTATCCGTGTCGACCTCGTCGACGTGGACCACGTCCGCTGA
- the rimM gene encoding ribosome maturation factor RimM (Essential for efficient processing of 16S rRNA) encodes MQLVVARIGRAHGIKGEVTVEVRTDEPELRLGPGAVLATDPASVGPLTIETGRVHSSRLLLRFEGVHDRTAAEALRNVLLIADVDPDELPEEEDEYYDHQLMDLDVVTKDGEEVGRITEISHLPSQDLFIVERPDGSEVMIPFVEEIVTEIDLAEQKAVIDPPPGLIDDRAEIDSSREES; translated from the coding sequence GTGCAGCTCGTAGTCGCCCGGATCGGCCGCGCCCACGGCATCAAGGGCGAGGTCACCGTCGAGGTACGTACCGACGAGCCGGAACTCCGGCTCGGCCCCGGAGCCGTACTGGCCACCGATCCCGCATCAGTGGGCCCGCTCACCATCGAGACCGGCCGTGTGCACAGCTCGCGGCTGCTGCTGCGCTTCGAGGGCGTGCACGACCGCACCGCCGCCGAGGCCCTGCGCAACGTCCTCCTCATCGCCGACGTCGACCCCGACGAGCTGCCCGAGGAGGAGGACGAGTACTACGACCACCAGCTGATGGACCTGGACGTGGTGACCAAGGACGGCGAGGAGGTCGGCCGGATCACCGAGATCTCGCATCTGCCCTCGCAGGACCTGTTCATCGTCGAGCGGCCCGACGGCAGCGAGGTGATGATCCCGTTCGTCGAGGAGATCGTCACCGAGATCGACCTCGCCGAGCAGAAGGCGGTCATCGATCCGCCGCCCGGTCTGATCGACGACCGCGCGGAGATCGACTCGTCGCGGGAAGAGTCGTAA
- the lepB gene encoding signal peptidase I, whose protein sequence is MGDVAVGARSGHDGEDRGRPVEAADQVSNGALTSGSSGSDAGAAEDGTASRTDTDGHGPGDSAPTPKKPRSFWKELPILIGIALVLALLIKTFLLQAFSIPSDSMQNTLQRGDRVLVDKLTPWFGSEPDRGEVVVFHDPGKWLWGEPAPEPNALQTFLSWIGLMPSSEEKDLIKRVIGVGGDTVECEGTGPLKVNGKALNEPYVYPGNTPCTNDDQGGQFKVKVPEGFIWVMGDHRQNSRDSRYNQGDKYKGMVPVDEVVGRAIVKAWPINRWGTLPVPDTFDQPLDARASAAAALPYAPQTLAFAGVVPLALWRRRRLTAQ, encoded by the coding sequence GTGGGGGATGTGGCGGTAGGCGCACGATCCGGGCACGACGGCGAGGACCGCGGACGCCCCGTGGAAGCGGCCGACCAGGTCTCGAACGGCGCCCTGACCTCGGGGAGTTCCGGGAGTGACGCCGGAGCGGCCGAGGACGGTACGGCGTCGCGCACCGATACGGACGGGCACGGTCCCGGCGACTCGGCGCCCACGCCGAAGAAGCCGCGCTCCTTCTGGAAGGAGCTGCCGATCCTGATCGGCATCGCGCTCGTCCTCGCGCTGCTGATCAAGACGTTCCTCCTGCAGGCGTTCTCGATCCCCTCCGACTCGATGCAGAACACCCTCCAGCGGGGTGACCGCGTCCTGGTCGACAAGCTCACCCCGTGGTTCGGCTCCGAGCCCGACCGCGGCGAGGTGGTCGTCTTCCACGATCCCGGCAAGTGGCTGTGGGGCGAGCCGGCGCCCGAGCCGAACGCGCTGCAGACGTTCCTCAGCTGGATCGGCCTGATGCCCTCGTCCGAGGAGAAGGACCTCATCAAGCGCGTCATCGGCGTCGGCGGTGACACGGTCGAGTGCGAGGGCACCGGCCCGCTGAAGGTCAACGGCAAGGCGCTGAACGAGCCGTACGTCTACCCCGGCAACACCCCCTGCACCAATGACGACCAGGGCGGCCAGTTCAAGGTGAAGGTCCCCGAGGGCTTCATCTGGGTCATGGGTGACCACCGGCAGAACTCGCGTGACTCGCGCTACAACCAGGGCGACAAGTACAAGGGCATGGTCCCGGTCGACGAGGTCGTCGGGCGCGCCATCGTGAAGGCCTGGCCGATCAACCGCTGGGGCACCCTGCCGGTTCCCGACACCTTCGACCAGCCGCTCGACGCGCGGGCGTCCGCCGCGGCCGCACTGCCGTACGCACCGCAAACGCTCGCTTTCGCGGGTGTCGTACCGCTGGCGCTGTGGCGCCGCCGCCGCCTCACCGCTCAATAG
- the lepB gene encoding signal peptidase I, which yields MGNDKGKSGTDLGGILSGLAVALGLVLFLGGFAWGVVVYRPYTVPTTSMAPTIDAGDRVLAQRVDGDEVRRGDVVVFRDTSWVTNANVLKRVVAVGGDTVSCCTDGKLTVNGKQIEESYLPEGSLAEIKDFPTVTVPKGRLFLLGDERHGSLDSTAHLTDAAQGTVARSAVSARVDAVVWPMDGMLQRATGFETLGGVSSPGPLRTIVALVVVGAVLILGGAAYGPVAKRLAGRSRRRTELAGAR from the coding sequence GTGGGAAACGACAAGGGGAAGTCGGGCACCGACCTGGGCGGAATACTGTCCGGGCTGGCCGTGGCCCTCGGCTTGGTGCTGTTCCTCGGCGGGTTCGCCTGGGGGGTGGTGGTGTACCGGCCGTACACCGTGCCGACCACTTCCATGGCGCCCACGATCGACGCCGGTGACCGGGTGCTGGCGCAGCGCGTCGACGGCGACGAGGTGCGCCGCGGTGACGTCGTCGTCTTCCGGGACACGTCGTGGGTCACCAATGCGAATGTGCTCAAGCGTGTGGTCGCGGTCGGCGGTGACACGGTCTCCTGCTGCACCGACGGCAAGCTGACCGTCAACGGCAAGCAGATCGAGGAGTCGTATCTGCCCGAGGGCAGCCTGGCCGAGATCAAGGACTTTCCGACCGTGACGGTCCCCAAGGGCCGGCTGTTCCTTCTCGGCGACGAGCGTCATGGCTCCCTGGACTCCACGGCCCACCTCACCGACGCCGCCCAGGGCACCGTGGCGCGCAGTGCCGTGTCGGCCCGGGTGGACGCCGTCGTATGGCCCATGGACGGCATGCTGCAGCGCGCGACCGGCTTCGAGACGCTGGGTGGTGTGTCCTCGCCGGGTCCGCTCCGTACGATCGTCGCCCTGGTCGTCGTCGGAGCGGTGCTGATCCTGGGCGGTGCGGCGTACGGCCCGGTCGCCAAACGGCTGGCCGGCCGCTCCCGGAGGCGGACGGAGCTCGCGGGTGCCCGCTGA
- the trmD gene encoding tRNA (guanosine(37)-N1)-methyltransferase TrmD has product MRLDVVTIFPEYLEPLNVSLVGKARARGQLNVQVHDLRGWTYDRHNTVDDTPYGGGPGMVMKTEPWGDALDSVLADGYETGSHAPALIVPTPSGRAFTQELAVELSERPWLIFTPARYEGIDRRVIDEYATRMPVYEVSIGDYVLAGGEAAVLVMTEAVARLLPGVLGNAESHRDDSFAPGAMANLLEGPVYTKPPQWRGRGIPDVLISGHHGKIARWRRDEALKRTAAHRPDLIERCDPKAFDKKDREMLSILGWAPDPEGEPHGRFWRRPDGVEE; this is encoded by the coding sequence ATGCGGCTCGACGTCGTCACGATCTTCCCCGAGTACCTGGAGCCCCTGAACGTCTCCCTGGTCGGCAAGGCACGCGCGCGTGGACAGCTGAACGTCCAGGTGCACGATCTGCGCGGCTGGACCTACGACCGTCACAACACGGTCGACGACACGCCGTACGGCGGTGGCCCGGGCATGGTCATGAAGACCGAGCCCTGGGGCGACGCCCTGGACTCCGTCCTCGCCGACGGCTACGAGACGGGCTCCCACGCGCCCGCGCTGATCGTCCCCACGCCCAGCGGCCGTGCCTTCACCCAGGAACTGGCCGTGGAGCTCTCCGAGCGCCCCTGGCTGATCTTCACCCCGGCCCGCTACGAGGGCATCGACCGACGGGTCATCGACGAGTACGCCACCCGGATGCCGGTCTACGAGGTGTCCATCGGCGACTATGTCCTCGCCGGCGGTGAGGCGGCCGTACTGGTGATGACGGAGGCCGTGGCCCGGCTGCTGCCCGGCGTCCTCGGCAACGCCGAGTCGCACCGGGACGACTCCTTCGCGCCCGGCGCCATGGCCAACCTCCTGGAGGGGCCCGTCTACACCAAGCCGCCCCAGTGGCGCGGCCGTGGCATCCCGGACGTGCTGATCAGCGGGCACCACGGCAAGATCGCCCGGTGGCGGCGGGACGAGGCCCTCAAGCGCACCGCGGCCCACCGGCCGGATCTGATCGAGCGCTGCGACCCCAAGGCCTTCGACAAGAAGGACCGCGAGATGCTCTCCATCCTGGGCTGGGCACCGGATCCCGAGGGCGAACCCCATGGTCGATTTTGGCGCAGGCCGGACGGCGTGGAAGAATAG
- a CDS encoding YifB family Mg chelatase-like AAA ATPase — translation MGFARTCSVALVGVEGVVVEVQADLEPGVAAFTLVGLPDKSLTESRDRVRAAVVNSGAEWPQKKLTVGLSPASVPKAGSGFDLAVACAVLGAAERIDPRVLADIVMIGELGLDGRVRPVRGILPAVLAAANAGYEQVVVPECAAAEASLVPGVSVLGVRSLRQLIAVLADEPVPDEEPHEPGRPDPLLAGLRVPGTGAATGMHSAGAAQQDSGHDLADVVGQRSARTAVEVAAAGGHHLFLEGPPGAGKTMLAERLPAILPRLARQESLEVTAVHSVAGLLPPGKPLIDVPPYCAPHHSATMQALVGGGPGIARPGAVSLSHRGVLFLDETPEFSSQALDALRQPLESGHVVIARSAGVVRFPAKFLMVLAANPCPCGRFSQNDDFCECPPAVIRRYQARLSGPLLDRVDLRVEVDRVTRAELTERGARGESTATVAARVQEARDRAAARLAGTPWRTNSEVPGRELRSRWYSTPGAMDEAERNLERGVLTARGLDRVLRVAWTVADLVGHDRPDATDVALALQLRTGVPRGVPMAIGALT, via the coding sequence ATGGGTTTCGCACGCACCTGTTCGGTGGCCCTGGTCGGAGTCGAGGGCGTGGTCGTCGAGGTCCAGGCCGACCTCGAACCGGGCGTCGCGGCGTTCACCCTGGTGGGCCTCCCGGACAAGAGCCTGACGGAGAGCCGGGATCGGGTTCGGGCGGCTGTGGTGAATTCGGGGGCCGAGTGGCCGCAGAAGAAGCTGACAGTCGGGCTCAGTCCGGCGTCGGTCCCGAAAGCCGGCAGCGGCTTCGACCTGGCTGTCGCCTGCGCGGTCCTGGGCGCCGCGGAGCGGATCGATCCGCGGGTGCTCGCCGACATCGTGATGATCGGGGAGCTGGGCCTGGACGGCCGGGTACGGCCCGTTCGCGGAATCCTCCCGGCGGTGCTGGCCGCGGCCAACGCCGGTTACGAACAGGTGGTCGTCCCGGAGTGCGCCGCTGCCGAGGCCTCCCTGGTGCCGGGCGTCTCCGTGCTGGGGGTGCGCAGCCTGCGCCAGCTGATCGCCGTACTGGCCGACGAACCCGTGCCCGACGAGGAACCGCACGAACCGGGCCGCCCGGATCCGCTGCTCGCCGGACTGCGGGTGCCGGGCACGGGCGCGGCCACCGGAATGCACAGCGCCGGAGCGGCACAGCAGGACAGCGGCCATGACCTCGCCGACGTCGTGGGCCAGCGCTCGGCCCGTACGGCGGTGGAGGTCGCCGCGGCCGGCGGGCACCATCTGTTCCTGGAGGGGCCGCCCGGTGCGGGCAAGACGATGCTCGCCGAGCGGCTGCCGGCGATCCTGCCCCGGCTGGCCAGGCAGGAGTCGCTGGAGGTCACGGCGGTGCACTCGGTGGCGGGCCTGCTGCCTCCGGGCAAGCCCCTGATCGACGTCCCGCCCTACTGCGCCCCGCACCACTCGGCGACGATGCAGGCGCTGGTCGGTGGCGGCCCCGGGATCGCACGGCCGGGCGCGGTGTCGCTCTCCCATCGAGGCGTCCTGTTCCTGGACGAGACCCCCGAGTTCAGCAGCCAGGCTCTGGACGCCCTCCGGCAGCCCCTGGAGTCCGGGCATGTCGTGATCGCACGCAGCGCGGGTGTGGTCCGGTTCCCGGCGAAGTTCCTGATGGTGCTCGCGGCCAATCCCTGCCCCTGTGGGCGGTTCTCCCAGAACGACGACTTCTGCGAATGCCCGCCCGCAGTGATCCGCCGGTACCAGGCAAGGCTCTCCGGACCGCTGCTGGACCGGGTCGATCTGCGGGTCGAGGTGGACCGGGTCACGCGCGCCGAGCTCACCGAGCGCGGTGCCCGGGGCGAGTCCACGGCGACGGTGGCCGCACGGGTACAGGAGGCCAGGGACCGGGCGGCGGCCCGGCTGGCCGGCACCCCGTGGCGGACGAACAGCGAGGTGCCGGGCCGGGAGCTGCGCAGTCGTTGGTACTCCACGCCCGGCGCGATGGACGAAGCGGAGCGCAATCTGGAACGCGGCGTGCTGACAGCGCGCGGTCTTGACCGTGTCCTGCGCGTCGCCTGGACCGTCGCCGACCTCGTCGGCCACGACCGGCCCGACGCGACGGACGTCGCCCTGGCCCTGCAACTGCGCACAGGGGTCCCCCGAGGGGTGCCCATGGCCATCGGGGCGTTGACATGA
- a CDS encoding YraN family protein, whose protein sequence is MNARSALGKYGEGLAARRLAETGMTVLERNWRCGRTGEIDIVARDGDALVVCEVKTRRGDCFEHPMAAVTPEKAERLRHLAERWIQSHGGAPPGGVRIDIVGVLLPERGAPVVEHVRGVA, encoded by the coding sequence ATGAACGCACGCAGTGCACTCGGCAAGTACGGAGAAGGGCTGGCCGCGAGGAGGCTGGCCGAGACCGGGATGACGGTCCTGGAGCGCAACTGGCGCTGCGGCCGGACCGGCGAGATCGACATCGTGGCGCGGGACGGGGACGCGCTGGTCGTCTGTGAGGTCAAGACCCGCAGGGGCGACTGCTTCGAACACCCGATGGCCGCGGTGACCCCCGAGAAGGCGGAACGCCTGCGGCACCTGGCCGAACGCTGGATCCAGTCCCACGGAGGAGCACCACCCGGCGGCGTCCGCATCGACATCGTGGGCGTCCTCCTCCCCGAGCGCGGCGCCCCCGTGGTCGAACATGTGCGGGGGGTGGCGTGA